In Maylandia zebra isolate NMK-2024a linkage group LG12, Mzebra_GT3a, whole genome shotgun sequence, a single genomic region encodes these proteins:
- the prkg1l gene encoding cGMP-dependent protein kinase 1 encodes MGTLRDLQFALQLKIEELRQRDTLIDELELELDTKDELIRRLQEELDRYRTTVSLPGSSAVSASQTDDNKRPRRQTVICEPLTLDPVTLALVSQRSCDKSHESQRLIRASFLRNDLLKHLDEGEIRAIIACMHSTTINQGCYVIQEGTAGAQAYVLEEGRLEMMKDGLKLLTVEPEDMFGELALLYNCTHTYSVSARTDSRLWVVDRKSYQTIIMQSGLKRLSHSVELLSSIPFLQSLPADVLMKMSDLMEETHYADGEYVIRQGATGDTFYIISKGQVKVTEKGQEQEEQVVLSKLSERQWFGEKALWGEDIRTVSVIAAGGVTCLVIDRDTFKGIIEGLTPDCSQEEQQNNEPEVYSDADPTLLSTSTLSDFQIICPLGVGEFGHVDLVQLKSKTKCPFAMRVLKKKLIVSSGQREHIQRESHILMETCCSFIVRLHNTFKDAERLYVLTEACLGGDLSNLLKDKGYLDEWSTRFYTACVVKALSFLHCQGVIYRDLKPEHVLLDEHGYAKLVGSRCLKKVEVGKKTWTFCGTLGYMAPEIISSKGHNMCADLWSLGVFVFELLSGRLPFSHSDPLKILTATIRGIDQVDFPKTISRSASSLIKKLCRSNPSERLGSQRNGARDIQKHKWFEGFNWDGLCERTLTAPVIPKVKHFLGSGSFGLYTEDSVEPCTDWDDF; translated from the exons ATGGGGACACTTCGGGACCTTCAGTTTGCTTTGCAACTAAAGATTGAGGAGCTTCGCCAGAGGGACACGCTGATAGATGAGCTGGAGCTTGAGCTGGACACAAAGGATGAACTCATCCGGCGGCTGCAGGAAGAACTAGACCGCTACAGAACCACTGTCTCCCTCCCAGGATCCTCTGCAGTCAGTGCAT CTCAAACTGATGACAACAAGAGACCCAGAAGGCAGACGGTGATTTGTGAGCCCCTCACTCTGGACCCAGTGACTCTTGCCTTGGTTTCACAGAGAAGCTGTGACAAAAGCCACGA GTCCCAGAGGCTGATTCGGGCATCATTTCTGAGAAACGACTTGCTGAAGCACCTTGATGAAGGAGAAATCAGAGCCATCATCGCCTGCATGCATTCCACCACCATCAATCAAGGCTGCTATGTTATTCAGGAGGGGACCGCTGGGGCTCAGGCTTACGTTTTGGAAG AAGGGAGgctggaaatgatgaaagatggACTGAAGCTGCTCACAGTTGAACCAGAAGACATGTTTGGAGAGCTAGCGCTCCTTTACAACTGCACCCACACCTACTCTGTGTCAG CACGAACGGACAGCAGGCTGTGGGTTGTGGATCGCAAGAGCTACCAGACCATAATCATGCAGAGTGGTCTCAAGCGCCTTTCCCATTCAGTGGAGCTTCTTAGCAG CATTCCCTTCCTCCAGTCGCTGCCAGCAGATGTCCTCATGAAAATGTCGGATCTCATGGAAGAG ACACATTACGCCGATGGCGAGTACGTCATTCGACAAGGGGCCACAGGAGACACCTTTTATATCATCAGCAAAGGCCAG GTGAAAGTGACAGAAAAGGGGCAAGAGCAGGAAGAACAGGTAGTTCTTTCTAAGCTCTCTGAGAGACAGTGGTTTGGAGAAAAGGCTCTGTGGGg AGAGGACATTCGGACTGTGAGTGTGATAGCTGCTGGAGGAGTTACGTGCCTGGTAATAGACAGAGA CACCTTTAAGGGCATCATTGAAGGCTTGACACCTGATTGCAGTCAAGAGGAGCAACAAAACAATGAACCTGAAGTCTA CTCAGATGCGGATCCTACCCTCCTGTCTACTTCCACCTTAAGTGATTTCCAGATTATTTGCCCTTTGGGGGTCGGAGAGTTTGGTCACGTAGACCTG GTGCAACTGAAGAGCAAGACAAAGTGTCCTTTTGCCATGAGGGTCCTCAAGAAGAAGCTGATTGTCAGCAGTGGCCAACGAGAGCACATCCAGAGAGAAAGCCACATCCTAATGGAGACCTGCTGTTCATTTATAGTCAG GCTGCACAACACCTTTAAAGATGCAGAGCGTCTGTATGTTTTGACAGAAGCTTGTCTTGGTGGAGATTTATCTAATCTACTCAAAGACAA AGGATATTTGGATGAATGGAGCACCAGGTTCTACACAGCTTGTGTTGTAAAGGCCTTGTCCTTTCTGCACTGTCAAGGTGTCATCTATAGGGACCTCAAGCCTGAACATGTTCTTCTGGATGAGCATGGTTATGCCAAGCTG GTTGGCTCCAGGTGTCTAAAGAAGGTTGAGGTGGGTAAGAAAACGTGGACGTTTTGTGGTACGCTGGGCTACATGGCACCTGAAATCATCTCGAGCAAAGGCCACAACATGTGTGCAGACTTGTGGTCGctgggtgtttttgtgtttgaacTTCTGAGTGGTAG GCTCCCATTCAGCCACTCTGACCCCCTGAAAATTCTCACTGCAACAATTCGTGGCATCGATCAGGTCGACTTTCCAAAAACCATCAGCAGAAGTGCCTCCAGTCTCATAAAGAAACTGTGCAG GAGCAATCCCTCAGAGAGACTGGGCAGTCAGAGAAATGGGGCCAGGGACATTCAGAAACACAA atGGTTTGAAGGATTCAACTGGGACGGACTTTGTGAAAGGACATTAACAGCCCCGGTTATTCCCAAA gtcAAGCATTTTTTGGGAAGCGGTTCATTTGGCCTTTATACCGAGGACTCGGTGGAGCCGTGCACAGACTGGGATGATTTCTGA
- the acsl2 gene encoding long-chain-fatty-acid--CoA ligase 1 — MHFQEWLRSLRSSTGLKGSESEDLWSLLPSLPLSSSFSLLPSSVLGLGALASITAYWLVTRPRPMRPPCDLKAQSVAVNGDPSCRRSAILKDDTLLEFYYDDTRTAYDMFQRGLMISGSGPCLGFRKPGQPYEWISYAEVAEQAQVLGSGLLAKGCQPNPEQFVGIYAQNRPEWIISELACYTYSMAVVPLYDTLGLEAMVHILNLAEISVVICDREEKAASLLENKENGTTPKLSCLVLFNDFSQAFVERAKSCEVEVLKLEQLMDIGRRNLKDPVPPQPQDLAVVCFTSGTTGKPKGAMITHGNIASNTSSVIKILEGSFEIQQDDVSISYLPLAHMFERMIQVSMFCYGARVGFYQGDISLLMDDIKTLKPTFFPVVPRLLNRIYDKILGSVTSPFRRALLNYAVKRKQAELSSGVVRNNSLWDKLVFNKIQESLGGNLRFALTASAPISPAVLSFLRATLGCLIFEGYGQTECTAGCTFSMPGDCSTGHVGAPLPCAMVKVVDIPEMNYYAENGAGEICIRGPSVFRGYLRDPEKTAEALDRDGWLHSGDVGQWLPNGTLCIIDRKKHIFKLAQGEYIAPEKIENVYMRCVPVLQVFVHGDSLQSYLIGIVVPDPEVFVDWAKDRGFVGSYEELCQNPDVKKAVLEDMNAVGREARLNSFEQVKDLYLHPEMFSVANGLLTPTLKSRRADIRRHFQEQISSMYSKKAY; from the exons ATGCATTTCCAGGAGTGGCTGCGGTCGCTTCGCTCCAGCACAGGACTTAAAGGCTCCGAATCGGAGGACTTGTGGAGTCTTCTGCCGtctctgcctctctcctcctccttctccctgtTGCCCTCCTCTGTGCTCGGTTTAGGAGCCTTGGCCTCCATCACAGCGTACTGGCTGGTGACCCGTCCTCGACCCATGCGCCCTCCCTGCGATCTTAAAGCCCAGTCTGTGGCCGTTAAC GGAGATCCCAGCTGCAGGCGATCGGCGATCCTCAAAGATGACACTCTGCTGGAGTTTTACTATGACGACACCAGGACAGCCTATGACATGTTCCAGAGGGGCCTGATGATCTCAG GAAGTGGCCCGTGTCTTGGCTTCAGGAAGCCGGGTCAGCCCTACGAGTGGATCTCCTACGCTGAG GTGGCTGAGCAGGCGCAGGTGCTCGGCTCTGGCCTGTTGGCTAAAGGTTGCCAGCCGAATCCGGAGCAGTTTGTTGGGATCTATGCACAAAACAGGCCAGAG TGGATCATCTCAGAGCTGGCCTGCTACACCTACTCCATGGCAGTGGTGCCTCTCTATGACACACTGGGACTGGAGGCGATGGTGCATATCCTCAACCTTG CGGAGATCTCTGTGGTGATCTGTGACCGGGAGGAGAAGGCGGCATCTCTGCTAGAGAACAAGGAGAACGGCACGACTCCGAAGCTGTCCTGCCTCGTTCTCTTTAACGACTTCAGCCAGGCCTTTGTGGAGAGGGCGAAGAGCTGTGAGGTGGAGGTTTTAAAGCTGGAGCAGCTCATG GACATCGGTAGGAGGAACCTCAAAGATCCTGTG CCGCCCCAGCCTCAGGATCTGGCCGTGGTTTGCTTCACCAGTGGAACCACAG ggaagcCCAAGGGAGCCATGATCACCCACGGCAACATCGCCTCCAACACTTCCTCTGTCATTAAGATCCTGGAG GGCTCGTTTGAGATCCAGCAAGACGACGTGTCGATCTCTTACCTGCCGCTTGCCCACATGTTTGAGAGAATGATTCAG GTCTCTATGTTCTGCTACGGGGCCCGAGTAGGATTTTACCAGGGGGACATTTCTCTTCTTATGGATGACATTAAAACTCTGAAGCCTACCTTCTTTCCCGTCGTGCCTCGTTTACTCAATCGCATCTATGACAAG ATCCTGGGTTCGGTGACCTCACCGTTTCGAAGAGCTCTGCTCAACTACGCTGTGAAAAGAAAGCAGGCGGAGCTCAGCAGCGGGGTTGTACGTAACAACAGCCTGTGGGACAAACTGGTGTTCAACAAGATCCAG gagAGTTTAGGGGGTAATCTGAGGTTTGCATTGACCGCTTCGGCACCGATCTCCCCAGCAGTGCTGTCCTTCCTCAGAGCCACTCTGGGGTGTCTGATATTTGAGGGTTACGGACAGACTGAGTGCACAGCGGGCTGCACGTTCTCTATGCCAGGGGACTGTAGCACAG GTCATGTTGGTGCTCCTTTGCCCTGCGCCATGGTGAAGGTGGTGGACATCCCAGAGATGAATTACTATGCCGAGAACGGAGCGGGAGAG ATTTGTATTCGCGGCCCCAGCGTGTTCAGAGGCTACCTGAGGGATCCAGAGAAGACGGCTGAAGCCCTGGACAGAGACGGCTGGCTGCACAGCGGGGACGTGGGCCAGTGGCTTCCA AATGGGACCCTGTGCATCATTGATAGAAAAAAGCACATCTTCAAGCTGGCACAAGGAGAATACATCGCTCCGGAGAAGATAGAAAACGTCTACATGCGTTGTGTCCCTGTACTCCAGGTGTTTGTGCATGGAGACAGTTTACAG TCTTATTTAATAGGGATAGTTGTCCCTGACCCAGAGGTGTTTGTTGACTGGGCCAAGGATCGGGGATTTGTGGGGTCCTACGAGGAGCTGTGCCAAAATCCT GATGTTAAGAAGGCAGTTTTAGAGGACATGAACGCCGTGGGGAGGGAAGCACGGCTGAATTCGTTTGAACAA GTGAAGGACCTTTACCTGCATCCAGAGATGTTTAGTGTCGCCAACGGCCTTCTCACGCCCACCCTGAAAAGCAGGCGCGCAGACATCCGCAGACACTTTCAGGAACAGATTTCAAGCATGTACAGCAAGAAGGCATACTAA